Proteins from a single region of Nitrososphaerota archaeon:
- a CDS encoding FAD binding domain-containing protein translates to MSSNNEVPKFGLLTASTPAEAVSFLTQYGDQARIVSGGTDLLYSMKNGVTYKTPKYVIDISSLPLNYIKYDATDGLRIGATTPVSAIASDPNIAQYYAVLSQAAATVAAPQIRNQATAAGDIIQDTWCWYLRNNYPCWQNGGNVCYGVLGDNRYYQSIFGGRLTFAVNPGDTPVAYFALNADVTVQGPNGTTNMPISQLLPGVAIVGGKVKENSLQHNEMITEIHVPVLPANSVSSWYKVRARQSFDFALASAAAVLTISGGTISHASLVLGGVDVAPHRATAAESFLVGQSLTTGTIQEAAAKAVEGATPLTTGTGNSFRVFLAQGAVSKALTLLS, encoded by the coding sequence TTGAGTAGCAACAACGAAGTACCAAAATTCGGCCTGCTCACGGCGAGCACGCCTGCGGAGGCGGTCTCCTTCCTGACACAGTATGGCGACCAAGCTAGGATTGTGTCGGGCGGCACGGATCTCCTCTACTCGATGAAAAATGGTGTGACATACAAGACCCCGAAATATGTGATCGACATCTCAAGCCTCCCTCTCAATTACATAAAATATGATGCCACCGATGGGCTCAGAATCGGTGCCACCACGCCCGTCTCAGCCATCGCTTCCGACCCGAACATAGCGCAGTATTACGCGGTTTTGAGTCAGGCCGCGGCCACCGTGGCCGCCCCCCAGATTCGCAACCAAGCAACAGCCGCCGGCGACATCATCCAAGACACTTGGTGTTGGTACCTGAGAAACAACTATCCCTGCTGGCAAAATGGCGGCAACGTCTGCTACGGCGTCCTGGGCGACAACAGATATTATCAGTCCATCTTCGGCGGTAGGCTGACATTTGCAGTCAACCCTGGCGACACGCCAGTAGCATACTTCGCGCTGAATGCGGACGTCACCGTGCAAGGCCCGAACGGGACCACCAACATGCCAATCAGCCAGCTCCTCCCAGGAGTAGCCATAGTAGGGGGGAAGGTAAAGGAGAACTCACTCCAGCACAACGAGATGATTACAGAGATTCATGTCCCAGTGCTTCCTGCGAACTCCGTGAGTTCTTGGTACAAGGTGCGCGCAAGGCAGTCCTTCGACTTCGCACTCGCTAGCGCAGCGGCTGTGCTCACCATCAGTGGCGGCACCATCTCCCACGCCAGCTTGGTGTTGGGAGGGGTCGACGTCGCGCCACATAGGGCGACGGCCGCGGAGTCATTCCTCGTCGGGCAGAGCCTTACGACCGGCACGATTCAAGAGGCAGCCGCGAAGGCGGTCGAAGGGGCGACCCCGCTCACGACTGGCACAGGTAACTCCTTCAGGGTGTTCCTAGCCCAGGGCGCCGTGAGTAAGGCGCTGACGCTGCTGAGCTAG
- a CDS encoding xanthine dehydrogenase family protein molybdopterin-binding subunit, whose amino-acid sequence MSSKPQSSGLNNLDPNAKFNLVGNQAVTRRDIYAKVTGQRKYTLDIGPSDIGQSTMWYAGFLVAPHPHAKVTSIDVSAAQAAGYVTLVESDLPVGALFGAGARAYPPLVSSEVLYPGQPVAVVAAPTANEVVDALNLIQVEYEQLPYVFDAQDALQATAPQLWPGGNVPGGGVGENGAVTSGTLTLNLGDVDTALANADVVYEDTFNTSIQQHFEIFPRGAVAYWTGGQLTVNASTQFAWAVQQLLAGYFAIPATDVRVSTSLGGYEDGGALGNGLGNKSSGEEYVLAAVLAQKIGAPVKFVHTRLTHARTTTNRWPLSATFRLGAMNDGTLVAIDGVYTANVGGRGGAQGADAVGDFYNAYNCPNMRFYSIPVTTDAYSNGAAMRSVGEEQGHFLMESAIDELAHKLNMDPAQFRLKNMRQAPNAVEPFANLPYTTIAQPQALQEAMQAFGWSNLWKGWGVPSSVNGTKRVGVGMCIQNASKGSPFPPSTSQVQVDPDGTVTVYIGLTDHGAGGNTTFPLIASEALGLTSMDNVKLIQSDTKYTTNASVTAGSQSTHNSHSLLYAVEDLKNQWFPIVASQLNANANNLAFGNDTIYDTTNPTNSISFKDAAALLTSSIKGFGVWQIPFNVAYRSTGARFAQVEVDTETAVVHVISHTFALGLGRTIFYKGAIHQMMGGSVMGIGSAFFEELLNDPSQNVTVKPGYPTSGSWLNPNYHDYQIPTIYENPDSANVIPVENIDPTGPFGATGIGENCIIAADISFINALSNALGGYRFHKTPVRIEDVVEAIQWMNSNPNGASGTTSSTTS is encoded by the coding sequence ATGAGTAGCAAACCCCAGAGCAGCGGCCTGAACAACCTGGACCCTAACGCCAAATTCAATCTGGTGGGCAACCAGGCGGTCACTCGACGCGACATATACGCGAAGGTGACTGGTCAGAGGAAGTACACCCTCGACATAGGTCCTAGCGACATAGGACAAAGTACCATGTGGTACGCTGGTTTCCTCGTCGCGCCGCATCCTCATGCCAAGGTGACGAGCATAGACGTCAGCGCGGCTCAAGCTGCTGGATATGTGACTCTCGTGGAGTCTGATCTTCCGGTCGGTGCCCTGTTTGGCGCTGGGGCCAGAGCCTATCCGCCGCTGGTCAGCAGCGAGGTGCTGTACCCTGGCCAGCCCGTGGCGGTAGTGGCTGCCCCCACCGCGAACGAGGTGGTGGACGCCCTGAACCTGATTCAGGTAGAGTACGAACAACTCCCATACGTCTTCGACGCCCAAGATGCGCTTCAGGCAACAGCTCCGCAGCTTTGGCCGGGCGGTAACGTCCCCGGTGGTGGCGTAGGCGAAAACGGGGCGGTGACGTCGGGGACGCTCACCTTGAATCTGGGTGACGTAGACACTGCGCTTGCAAACGCCGACGTCGTTTACGAAGACACATTCAACACCTCGATACAACAGCACTTCGAGATCTTTCCTAGAGGAGCGGTAGCCTACTGGACAGGGGGACAGTTGACTGTCAACGCCTCCACCCAGTTCGCGTGGGCCGTCCAGCAGCTGCTGGCGGGGTACTTCGCAATCCCAGCTACAGACGTGAGGGTCAGCACTTCACTGGGTGGCTATGAGGACGGCGGTGCCTTGGGCAACGGCCTTGGGAACAAGTCCTCCGGAGAGGAATACGTCCTGGCTGCCGTACTTGCGCAGAAGATTGGCGCCCCGGTGAAATTCGTCCACACCAGGCTCACGCACGCGCGCACTACCACGAACAGGTGGCCGTTGTCGGCTACGTTCAGGCTGGGCGCGATGAACGATGGTACCTTGGTAGCCATCGACGGAGTGTACACAGCCAACGTCGGAGGACGCGGCGGTGCCCAGGGAGCAGACGCGGTCGGCGACTTCTACAACGCATACAACTGTCCAAACATGCGCTTTTACAGCATCCCAGTGACCACAGACGCTTACTCGAACGGGGCGGCAATGAGGAGCGTCGGTGAAGAGCAAGGCCACTTCCTGATGGAGTCCGCCATCGACGAGCTGGCGCACAAGCTCAACATGGATCCCGCCCAGTTCAGGCTCAAGAACATGAGGCAGGCTCCGAACGCAGTCGAGCCCTTTGCTAACCTGCCATATACCACCATAGCACAACCGCAGGCGCTCCAGGAAGCAATGCAAGCGTTCGGTTGGAGCAACCTGTGGAAAGGGTGGGGCGTCCCCAGCTCCGTCAACGGCACCAAGAGGGTCGGAGTAGGGATGTGCATCCAGAATGCCTCCAAGGGTTCTCCCTTCCCTCCATCCACGTCGCAGGTGCAGGTCGACCCCGATGGGACAGTCACCGTATACATCGGCCTCACCGACCACGGCGCCGGCGGCAACACAACCTTCCCCCTCATCGCATCAGAGGCGCTCGGTCTCACCTCGATGGACAATGTCAAGCTGATTCAGTCAGACACGAAGTACACGACCAACGCCAGCGTGACAGCAGGAAGCCAGTCCACGCACAACTCCCACTCTCTGCTCTATGCCGTAGAGGATCTCAAGAACCAGTGGTTCCCAATAGTGGCGAGCCAGTTGAATGCAAACGCAAACAACCTCGCCTTCGGAAACGACACAATCTATGACACCACGAACCCAACGAACAGCATCTCCTTCAAAGACGCCGCGGCTCTACTCACGAGCTCAATCAAGGGGTTCGGGGTATGGCAGATCCCATTCAACGTAGCCTACAGGTCAACCGGAGCTAGGTTCGCCCAGGTAGAGGTGGACACCGAGACCGCGGTGGTTCATGTCATCAGTCACACCTTCGCTCTGGGCCTAGGCAGGACCATCTTCTACAAGGGCGCCATACACCAGATGATGGGCGGCTCGGTGATGGGAATCGGCTCGGCCTTCTTCGAAGAGCTGCTGAACGACCCCAGCCAGAACGTTACTGTGAAGCCGGGTTATCCCACTTCAGGGAGCTGGCTCAACCCGAACTACCATGACTACCAGATACCCACGATATACGAGAATCCCGATTCGGCGAACGTAATCCCCGTGGAGAACATCGACCCCACGGGCCCATTCGGCGCAACAGGGATAGGCGAGAACTGCATCATCGCGGCTGACATCTCCTTCATCAATGCCCTCAGCAACGCCTTGGGCGGGTACAGGTTCCACAAGACCCCTGTCCGCATCGAGGACGTGGTAGAGGCGATACAATGGATGAATAGCAACCCCAACGGCGCATCGGGCACGACGTCGAGCACGACATCATAG
- a CDS encoding proteasome subunit beta, with the protein MTYHGTTTVGLVCSDGVVFATDTRVTAGGFIAHKKAKKLLKIDDNIAMTISGGVADLQYVADTLKYHTNTYRIEKGRPMPVKAAAQVVSNVAFSSRLYPLLVDVLIGGVDSTGGSIYNVDFFGSMNQEKMIATGSGSPVAYGILEAEFKEGMTTSKAYPLAAKAIIAATRRNVATGDHFDVAILDAEGFRELSETEKDKLLAQFTTDN; encoded by the coding sequence ATGACCTACCACGGCACGACGACCGTGGGGCTCGTCTGTTCCGACGGAGTCGTGTTCGCGACCGACACTAGGGTGACCGCTGGAGGGTTCATCGCCCACAAGAAAGCCAAGAAGCTGCTCAAGATTGACGACAACATAGCGATGACGATCTCCGGGGGGGTCGCCGACCTGCAGTACGTCGCAGACACCCTGAAGTATCACACCAACACCTACAGGATTGAAAAGGGAAGGCCCATGCCGGTGAAGGCCGCCGCCCAGGTAGTCTCCAACGTCGCGTTCTCGTCGAGGCTGTATCCGCTTCTTGTAGACGTCCTCATTGGAGGGGTAGACTCCACTGGAGGCTCGATATACAACGTGGACTTCTTCGGGTCGATGAACCAGGAGAAGATGATAGCGACAGGGAGCGGGTCGCCTGTCGCCTATGGGATCCTGGAGGCCGAGTTCAAGGAAGGGATGACGACGTCCAAGGCCTATCCCCTTGCGGCGAAGGCCATAATCGCGGCCACGAGAAGGAACGTCGCGACGGGGGACCATTTCGACGTGGCGATTCTCGACGCGGAAGGATTCAGAGAGTTGTCGGAGACCGAGAAGGACAAGCTCCTGGCCCAGTTTACAACTGACAATTAG
- a CDS encoding beta-CASP ribonuclease aCPSF1 yields MSAILTNIPAEAQITRIEYEGPRIALYTRNPAFLHKNSYVISEIVNSLKKRVVTRTEKSIRKQESDARQILERLVPPGAGASNYFFDDALGEITLEAENPRILSQEAGFDLGGAMEQTGWKIKVRKAPHIKSTAIQNVYYALKVGSEAREKFYRELGEAIFRPRIAAEEHVTIKTLGAFQQVGRSCVLVETAESKILLDCGIHPGSRNSWDAYPRLDWADIAPNELDAIVVSHAHLDHQGFVPAMYKYGYDGPVYCTEPTLPLMTMLQNDFVKIAQIEGGRLIYDQKDIRDEIQHAITLPYGMVTDISPDIKLVFNNAGHILGSATVHLHIGDGAHNIVYTGDYKYGRTALFDSATWNYPRVETLITESTYGAKEDIMPVREEVEMSFVNAINETLRQGGKVLIPIPAVGRAQEILIVLDQYMRNKVLMEAPVFMEGMISEATAIHVSYADYLSRELRTKILEEGVNPFKSEYFTEVEHPSDREEAYREGPAIIMATSGMLEGGPVLDYFEHLAPSEKNKILFVSYQVQGSMGRRVLDGGSQASLMDQNGKIKIVDVKAKVQKADGFSGHSDYNQIIRFVGKVRPKLQLVIVNHGEKRKTENLAYSIQRIYRVPAIHPAVQEAIRVY; encoded by the coding sequence ATGAGCGCCATCCTGACCAACATCCCAGCGGAGGCTCAGATAACGCGCATAGAGTACGAAGGGCCAAGAATCGCGCTCTATACAAGGAACCCGGCATTCCTGCACAAGAACAGCTACGTCATCTCGGAGATAGTCAACTCTCTGAAGAAGAGAGTCGTGACAAGGACGGAGAAGTCCATACGGAAGCAGGAGAGCGACGCCCGGCAGATTCTGGAGCGCCTCGTCCCTCCCGGGGCTGGAGCGTCCAACTACTTCTTTGACGACGCCCTCGGAGAGATAACGCTCGAAGCCGAGAACCCCAGGATCCTGTCGCAGGAAGCGGGGTTCGACCTCGGCGGCGCCATGGAGCAGACAGGGTGGAAGATCAAGGTGAGGAAGGCCCCGCACATAAAGTCCACCGCCATTCAGAACGTGTACTACGCGCTGAAGGTCGGGAGCGAGGCCAGGGAGAAGTTCTACAGGGAGCTCGGGGAGGCGATCTTCAGACCGAGAATCGCAGCCGAAGAGCATGTGACCATCAAGACCCTCGGCGCGTTCCAGCAGGTGGGGAGGTCGTGCGTCCTGGTGGAGACGGCTGAGAGCAAGATCCTGCTGGACTGCGGCATCCATCCGGGCTCGAGGAACAGCTGGGACGCGTATCCGAGGCTCGACTGGGCCGATATAGCGCCCAATGAACTTGACGCCATAGTTGTCAGCCATGCGCATCTGGATCACCAGGGCTTCGTCCCAGCCATGTACAAGTACGGTTACGACGGGCCGGTGTACTGCACCGAGCCGACCCTGCCGCTCATGACCATGCTGCAGAACGACTTCGTGAAGATAGCACAGATAGAGGGCGGGAGGCTAATCTACGACCAGAAGGACATCCGCGACGAGATACAGCACGCCATAACACTTCCATACGGGATGGTCACAGACATTTCCCCCGACATCAAACTCGTGTTCAACAATGCAGGGCACATACTTGGTTCTGCCACGGTCCACCTGCACATAGGCGACGGAGCTCATAACATAGTCTACACAGGGGACTACAAGTACGGGAGGACGGCGCTGTTCGACTCGGCCACCTGGAACTACCCGCGCGTCGAGACGCTCATCACCGAGAGCACCTACGGAGCAAAGGAGGACATCATGCCCGTAAGGGAGGAGGTAGAGATGAGCTTCGTCAACGCCATCAACGAGACCCTCCGCCAGGGAGGGAAGGTGCTAATCCCCATCCCGGCCGTCGGGAGGGCCCAGGAGATTCTCATAGTTCTGGACCAGTACATGAGGAACAAGGTCCTGATGGAGGCGCCCGTCTTTATGGAAGGGATGATCTCCGAGGCCACGGCTATCCACGTCTCCTACGCCGACTACCTTTCGCGGGAGCTGAGGACCAAGATACTCGAAGAGGGGGTGAACCCGTTCAAGTCGGAGTACTTCACGGAAGTGGAGCACCCTTCAGACAGGGAGGAAGCATATCGCGAGGGGCCGGCCATCATAATGGCGACCTCTGGGATGCTCGAGGGGGGGCCGGTGCTGGACTACTTTGAGCACTTGGCGCCGTCTGAGAAGAACAAGATACTCTTCGTCTCTTACCAGGTCCAGGGATCTATGGGGAGGAGGGTCCTCGATGGTGGGAGCCAGGCGAGCCTCATGGACCAGAACGGGAAGATAAAGATCGTCGACGTCAAAGCCAAGGTACAGAAGGCCGACGGGTTCAGCGGCCACAGCGACTACAACCAGATTATCAGGTTCGTCGGGAAGGTGAGGCCCAAGCTCCAGCTCGTGATAGTGAACCACGGAGAGAAAAGGAAGACGGAGAACCTGGCATACTCTATCCAGAGGATATACCGCGTCCCCGCCATCCACCCGGCAGTGCAGGAAGCTATCCGGGTATACTAG
- the sepF gene encoding cell division protein SepF, with protein sequence MQERKLEGQSKEVLLKALALRSIEDLPKIQEDVSNKTIVILKVTPLAQKSLEELKSSVEQLYEFATSVGGDIARLGDERVVITPPGVRIWRGLQ encoded by the coding sequence ATGCAGGAGAGGAAGCTTGAGGGCCAGAGCAAGGAGGTCCTACTGAAGGCCCTGGCGTTGAGGAGCATCGAGGACCTCCCGAAGATACAGGAAGACGTGTCCAACAAGACAATCGTCATCCTGAAGGTGACTCCGCTCGCCCAGAAGAGCCTCGAAGAACTGAAGTCGTCCGTTGAACAGCTCTACGAGTTCGCAACCTCTGTCGGAGGAGACATCGCCAGGCTGGGCGATGAAAGGGTGGTTATCACCCCACCAGGCGTCCGCATCTGGCGCGGGCTGCAGTGA
- a CDS encoding (2Fe-2S)-binding protein, with the protein MLNNVLRDDLGLIGTKRPCNRGECGGCTVLIDGVPYMSCTYPAYRAAGHSIVTVEGYNIPASAESRVLNALQLAWVQEDGGQCSGCQPGQIMSATALLLSNPNPTLDEIKTAMSGNICRCGNYDGIIASIQLAAQNLQGGSA; encoded by the coding sequence ATGTTGAACAATGTGCTTCGGGATGACCTTGGTCTGATAGGCACCAAGCGGCCCTGCAACAGAGGAGAATGCGGGGGGTGCACCGTCTTGATTGATGGCGTTCCCTATATGTCGTGCACATACCCTGCATATCGTGCGGCTGGACACTCAATCGTCACGGTCGAGGGGTACAACATTCCTGCGAGCGCTGAAAGTAGAGTCCTCAACGCTCTGCAGTTGGCTTGGGTACAGGAAGACGGCGGGCAATGCAGCGGTTGCCAACCGGGACAGATTATGTCTGCGACTGCCCTCCTGTTGAGCAATCCGAACCCCACCTTGGACGAGATCAAGACTGCGATGAGCGGGAACATCTGCAGGTGCGGAAACTACGACGGAATCATCGCCAGCATCCAACTGGCGGCGCAGAATCTTCAGGGAGGTAGCGCGTAA